One genomic region from Sciurus carolinensis chromosome 2, mSciCar1.2, whole genome shotgun sequence encodes:
- the Ngdn gene encoding LOW QUALITY PROTEIN: neuroguidin (The sequence of the model RefSeq protein was modified relative to this genomic sequence to represent the inferred CDS: inserted 1 base in 1 codon) produces MAAPGVLESDVPSAVTLLKNLQEQVVAVTAQVQALTKKVRAGAYPTEKGLSFLEVKDQLLLMYLMDLSHLILDKASGGSLQGHAAVLRLVEIRTVLEKLRPLDXKLKYQIDKLVKTAVTGSLSENDPLHFKPHPSNMISKLSSEDEEEDETEYGQSESSGKKSTGVSKKYVPPRLVPVHYDETEAEREKKRLERAKRRALSSSVIRELKEQYSDAPEEIRDARHPHVTRQSQEDQHRINYEESMMVRLSVSKREKGRRKRANVMSSQLHSLTHFSDISALTGGTAHLDEDQNPVKKRKKIPKKGRKKKGFRRRR; encoded by the exons ATGGCAGCGCCG GGGGTGCTGGAGTCAGACGTGCCTAGTGCCGTGACACTCTTGAAAAACCTCCAGGAACAG GTAGTGGCTGTAACCGCACAAGTGCAAGCACTGACCAAAAAAGTTCGAGCTGGAGCCTATCCTACAGAGAAG GGTCTCAGCTTCTTGGAAGTGAAAGATCAGCTGCTGCTCATGTACCTTATGGATTTGAGCCACCTCATCCTGGACAAAGCCTCAGGAGGATCTCTTCAGGGACATGCTGCAGTTTTGAGACTGGTAGAGATTCGCACG GTGTTGGAAAAGCTTCGTCCCTTGG CAAAACTGAAGTATCAAATTGACAAACTGGTTAAGACTGCAGTGACAGGCAGCCTCA GTGAGAATGACCCACTTCATTTTAAGCCTCATCCCAGCAATATGATAAGCAAG TTGAGTTCTGAggatgaagaggaagatgaaACAGAGTATGGCCAGTCTGAGTCTTCAGGAAAGAAATCTACAGGAGTATCCAAGAAATACGTACCACCACGCTTGGTTCCAGTACATTATG ATGAAACAGAAGCTGAGCGGGAGAAAAAGCGTCTGGAACGAGCCAAAAGACGAGCATTGAGCAGTTCTGTCATTCGTGAACTTAAGGAGCAGTACTCAGATGCTCCAGAGGAAATCCGAGATGCTCGCCATCCTCATGTCACTCGCCAGAGTCAAGAGGACCAACATAG GATTAACTATGAGGAAAGCATGATGGTTCGTTTAAGTGTCAGTAAGCGAGAGAAAGGACGGCGAAAACGAGCAAATGTCATGAGTTCACAGCTTCATTCCCTCACACACTTCAGTGACATCAGTGCATTGACAGGAGGAACTGCTCATCTTGATGAG GATCAGAATCCTGTTAAGAAGCGGAAGAAGATACCTAAGAAAGGTCGGAAGAAAAAAG GTTTTCGGAGGCGGCGGTGA